Proteins from one Streptomyces genisteinicus genomic window:
- a CDS encoding flavin reductase family protein, which translates to MVAEREFKDVMAEVCTSVAVVTATADGRPHGATVGSLASLSLRPPMVTIALDQHSNLLARIRRSGRFGVNLLGAGQADAARAFASPAADRFAGVPWYPDDGLPRLRHAPGWLVCRTHRFVTGGDHVLLLGLVTRVAGSRTAAPLVHGRRTFGTHSAFTHGTHASLTDRIAAFAR; encoded by the coding sequence ATGGTTGCGGAGCGAGAGTTCAAGGACGTCATGGCCGAGGTCTGCACCTCGGTGGCGGTGGTCACGGCGACGGCGGACGGGCGGCCCCACGGCGCCACGGTCGGGTCCCTCGCCTCGCTGTCGCTGCGCCCGCCCATGGTGACCATCGCGCTGGACCAGCACTCGAACCTGCTCGCGCGGATCCGGCGGAGCGGCAGGTTCGGCGTGAACCTGCTCGGCGCCGGACAGGCCGACGCGGCCCGCGCGTTCGCCTCCCCGGCGGCCGACCGGTTCGCCGGCGTCCCCTGGTACCCGGACGACGGGCTGCCCCGGCTGCGCCACGCGCCGGGCTGGCTCGTCTGCCGGACGCACCGGTTCGTCACCGGCGGCGACCACGTCCTGCTGCTCGGCCTGGTGACCCGCGTCGCCGGTTCGCGGACCGCCGCGCCACTGGTCCACGGCCGCCGGACGTTCGGCACACATTCCGCTTTCACGCACGGCACACACGCGTCCCTCACCGACCGCATAGCGGCGTTCGCCCGCTGA